DNA sequence from the Corynebacterium yudongzhengii genome:
TCTCGTGCGCCGGGTAGTCGCCGCGGGTGGCGAACTCGCGCGCGGCATCCAGATAGGCGAGCGCCCCGCGCGATCCCGGGTCGTAGTCGATGACGGTCTGGCCGTAGCCAGGGGCTTCGGAGATCTTCACGCTGCGCGGGATGACGTTTTTCAGCACGACGTCGCCGAACTGGCCGCGCACCTCCTCGACGACCTGCTCGGCGAGCTTGGTACGCCCGTCGTACATGGTCATCAGGATCCCGGAGATGTGCAGCGAGGGGTTCAGGTGCTCGCGGATCATGGAGATGTTGCCGAGCAGCTGGCCCACGCCCTCCAGCGCGTAGTACTCGCACTGGATGGGGATGACTACCTCATCGACGGCCACCATCGCGTTGATGGTCAAAAGGCCGAGCGAAGGCGGGCAGTCGATGATGATGAAGTCGAAGTCCTGCTCTTTGACGTGGCCTTTGCGCAGGGCGTCAGCGAGCCGGTACTCGCGGCGCTCGAGCATGACGAGTTCGATCTCCGCGCCGGCGAGATCAATCGTGGCCGGAATGCAGAAGAGGTTCTCGTTCGCGCTCTGCTGGATCGCGTCCTGCGGGGAGATCTCGCCGATGAGCAGCTCATAGGAGCTCTCGGTGCCGGCGCGGTGCTCGACACCGAGGGCGGTCGAGGCGTTACCCTGCGGGTCGAGGTCCACCACGAGCACCTTGAGCCCGTGGTGGGACAGCGCCGCCGCCAGATTCACCGACGAGGTGGTCTTGCCGACGCCGCCTTTCTGGTTCGCGATCGTGATCAGCCGGGTTTCTTTCGGGCGCTCAAGCGAGAGGCGGTTCGGGGTGAGCACCTCGGCCGCGCGGCGGGCGGCCGCGGCGATCGGGGTGTCGTCCCACTGCGCTTCATCCATGCTGTCCTACCTTAGTTGCTCCACCAATCACTGCACCCGCGGTATACGAATCAGGGTCGTCGGCTGCTCGAGGTGCTGCTCGCCGACGGTGAAGATCTCCGCTTCACCGCCGCCGGCCTTCGTGATCTCGGCGCGATCGCGCTCGAGCTCGTCGGCCACCGAGGCGCCCTTCATCGCGATCATCGCTCCGCGGGGCTTCACCAGCGGCAGCGACCAGCGCGCCAGCCGGCCGAGCGGCGCCACCGCGCGGGAGGTGACGACGTCCACTTTCTCAGCCTGCACCACCTCGCGGTCTTCTGCCCGCCCGCGCAGCACGGTGACGTTATCCAGGCCCAGCTCCTCGCGCACCTCGTTCAAGAACGTGGAGCGCTTGAGCAGCGGCTCGACGAGCCGGATGTGAAGATCCGGGCGCGCAATCGCCAGCGGGATGCCCGGCAGGCCGGCGCCCGAGCCGATGTCGGCGACGCTTATAGACTCATCGAAGGCCTCGCCGATGACGGCGCAGTTGAGCACGTGGCGCTCCCAGAGCTTGGGAACCTCGCGCGGGCCGATGAAGCCGCGGGTGGAGCCGTCGGTGGCCAGCAGGCGGTGATAAGCGATCGCCAGCTCTAAGCGCTCACCGAAGACGTCTGCGGCG
Encoded proteins:
- a CDS encoding ParA family protein, which produces MDEAQWDDTPIAAAARRAAEVLTPNRLSLERPKETRLITIANQKGGVGKTTSSVNLAAALSHHGLKVLVVDLDPQGNASTALGVEHRAGTESSYELLIGEISPQDAIQQSANENLFCIPATIDLAGAEIELVMLERREYRLADALRKGHVKEQDFDFIIIDCPPSLGLLTINAMVAVDEVVIPIQCEYYALEGVGQLLGNISMIREHLNPSLHISGILMTMYDGRTKLAEQVVEEVRGQFGDVVLKNVIPRSVKISEAPGYGQTVIDYDPGSRGALAYLDAAREFATRGDYPAHETTGPIGVSPATRALLDDPANDTHHDA
- the rsmG gene encoding 16S rRNA (guanine(527)-N(7))-methyltransferase RsmG, yielding MTSELPAPPASAADVFGERLELAIAYHRLLATDGSTRGFIGPREVPKLWERHVLNCAVIGEAFDESISVADIGSGAGLPGIPLAIARPDLHIRLVEPLLKRSTFLNEVREELGLDNVTVLRGRAEDREVVQAEKVDVVTSRAVAPLGRLARWSLPLVKPRGAMIAMKGASVADELERDRAEITKAGGGEAEIFTVGEQHLEQPTTLIRIPRVQ